One Agrobacterium vaccinii DNA window includes the following coding sequences:
- the htpX gene encoding zinc metalloprotease HtpX, with translation MNMMRTAMLLAFMTALFMGIGFMLGGRGGMMIALVVAAGMNLFSYWNSDKMVLKAYHAQEVDERNAPEFFAMIRDLAHNAGLPMPKVYVYDSAQPNAFATGRNPQNAAVAASTGLMEQLTPEEVAGVMAHELAHIQNRDTLTMTITATLAGAISMLGNFALFMGGNRENNNPLGFIGVLFAMIVAPFAAMLVQMAISRTREYSADRRGAEICGNPIWLASALQKISGAARQIHNDDAERNPATAHMFIINPLSGERMDNLFSTHPNTDNRIAALHAMSGEFAQPSTYQSTSAKPVRKSRSVPNTGSGRSDNNERKGPWS, from the coding sequence ATGAACATGATGCGTACGGCCATGTTGTTGGCGTTCATGACCGCTTTGTTCATGGGCATCGGTTTTATGCTCGGCGGTCGCGGCGGCATGATGATCGCGCTCGTTGTTGCCGCAGGCATGAACCTGTTTTCCTACTGGAATTCCGACAAGATGGTGCTGAAGGCCTATCACGCGCAAGAAGTGGATGAGCGCAATGCACCGGAGTTCTTTGCTATGATTCGCGATCTGGCTCACAATGCTGGTTTGCCGATGCCAAAAGTTTATGTGTACGACAGTGCGCAGCCAAACGCCTTTGCCACGGGTCGCAATCCACAGAATGCCGCAGTGGCCGCCTCCACCGGATTGATGGAGCAGTTGACGCCCGAGGAGGTCGCTGGCGTCATGGCGCATGAGCTCGCCCATATTCAAAACCGTGACACGTTGACGATGACCATCACGGCGACCTTGGCCGGTGCCATCTCTATGCTCGGCAACTTCGCGCTGTTCATGGGAGGCAACCGCGAAAACAACAATCCTCTGGGCTTCATCGGCGTTCTGTTCGCCATGATTGTCGCGCCTTTCGCCGCCATGCTGGTGCAGATGGCGATCAGCCGAACACGTGAATATTCTGCCGACAGACGTGGTGCGGAAATTTGCGGTAACCCGATCTGGCTGGCGTCCGCGTTGCAGAAGATTTCCGGTGCTGCTCGCCAAATTCATAATGATGATGCGGAGCGCAACCCTGCTACGGCACATATGTTCATCATCAATCCGCTCTCTGGCGAACGAATGGACAATCTGTTTTCCACGCACCCCAACACGGATAATCGCATCGCGGCACTGCATGCTATGTCCGGTGAGTTTGCGCAGCCATCGACCTACCAGTCCACAAGTGCTAAGCCGGTCCGCAAATCACGTTCCGTTCCCAACACGGGTTCGGGTCGAAGCGATAATAATGAGCGCAAAGGGCCTTGGTCTTGA
- a CDS encoding DUF1674 domain-containing protein: MENADNDNSGENRKPISPAAARALKEAEERRKHAEALELPPETGGRGGVEPVRFGDYEIKGRAIDF; this comes from the coding sequence ATGGAAAACGCAGACAACGACAATAGTGGTGAAAACCGCAAGCCGATTTCGCCAGCCGCAGCACGCGCGCTGAAGGAAGCCGAAGAACGCCGCAAGCATGCGGAAGCACTGGAGCTGCCACCGGAAACGGGCGGACGGGGAGGGGTCGAACCCGTCCGATTCGGCGATTACGAAATCAAAGGCCGAGCCATCGATTTTTGA